In Mycteria americana isolate JAX WOST 10 ecotype Jacksonville Zoo and Gardens chromosome Z, USCA_MyAme_1.0, whole genome shotgun sequence, the sequence TATCTCACAGCACAGCACCATGTTAGCATGGCTATACCATGCCCGCTTCCAGAGGAGGCATTGCCACATTATCCTGAGCATACTCACTAATTTGGCATTACCTGCTGTAAGCAGAGGGTCCTCTCTAAGGTGGCATTGCCTTGCTTagcataaatacatattttgaacCTCACATTTGGTGATTTCATGACTTTTATATATAATCATTTGAGATGATGCCCTTCTCAGGCACATATTGTGCAGAAATCCCTGTCTTAGTGTATCATAGAGTAGTGTCAAGGCTCTGAGACATCCAGTTAAACGTGAAACTGAAATTAGCCCTGTGTCCCAGTGATTTCCCATCTTTTCCTCACAACTTCTGCATCTGTCATCCTagtgcttcctctccctctcccagaCTCATATTCAATTGGGGATTAGGTTGTTCCCACCAGGTGTTAGCCAGAAAGAGCAGCTTTACATCCTAAGCTCCCCTCAACTTTGGATGAGTTTTTATATCTGAACCTGAACTCCAGTCCAAATCTGTAGGGTGTGCCTATCTGAACATCTCCAGATAACGATAAACTCAAATCAGagtccaaattaattttttagggtgacttctgctttttaaaatagagtTGGTTAAAATCTTTTGAATTGTGCATATTTGGAAGACAAACAGAACAGAGTTGCacaatgaaattttatttatctgtctttttCAAGAGCTGGTCAAAATCTTCTCAGCACGTAGACTGAAATGCATTTCAACAAAAAAGTGTAAGAAATCGCACTAAACAAAGAATTCCTGTCATTCTCATCATCTGATAATGTTGTTTCTAACATCAAGACTCTGTGTAAGTGCTGAACAGTAGAACGATCCTCTACTGGAAATTACATTGTAATGTGTTTGGTATCCTCCACCAAGTGCTatgcaaatgtaaaatgaaattctagagaagtttaaaaagacaaagattactttcttaaataatttatttggaataTATTAGATGTTAAATAACATCATATAGCACAAAATGTGATCAGTTACACCATATTTGTTCATGATCATACAGATAAGAAATCCACAAAACACGAAGAAGAaacttgaccaaaaaaaaaagtctttggtaGATAGATTTAGTGAAATACATGCCGAACATGAAAGTAGGGAGGTCCTAAAtggaaaggagaacaaagaaaGTGCTGATATGAACCAAAGCAATAACAAGAAGGGAAGCTTTTTAGGATAGAAAATATAACAAGCATGTTATGTTACAAAATTGCCaggttttctttccccttccctggaCAATAACTCTGCTCACAAGATGTTTTGGCTTGCCTTGGTGATGTGTGTTTCCAAGGATAGCAAGTGGCTGATAGACCAAATAGCACCAACACACCTCACCAATAAGTGCTCTGATTTACTTGGACTAATTTATCCTGCTGTAACTCCCAGCAAGTCAACAGAAAGCTAGGAGGAGGACTTGGCTCATTACCTTTGAGGCTCTGTGCAGAAGAGGCTGTGACTCCATTCAGTAACATTAAAGTGGGCAGAGGCGGGGAGAAAGCAGTACTGATTTCACGAACCGTGCAAAAGCCTCTTCGTGTATTTCCACTCAGCTGCGCTCCAGTGCTGCTCTCCAGTGCAGCCCTCAGCCCTGACAGCTCGGAAGTGCAGGGATGAGCAAACTGAAGGTTAGCAGTGTTCAGTAACAAAATGAAATCACCATGtactctttcagcttttctttttttttttcttttcatcaaaatCTGTCCACTGGCACACCAGCATCAGCTCTGGATGGGGTGAGCTGTGCTCCTGTCAGACCTCCGTCTTTGTCAATGCACTGGACAGCCCAATACACATGTagcaggagccagccctggcTTCTTTCGTGCACCTGGTGATGGTGAGGCTTTAAAAGGCAGCTCAGCTTTGGGTGCCAAATCCCCTCATGCAGAAAGGCTGTACGTGTTACGTGCACAAACCCTATCTCTGCTTCCTGAAGGCAGCTCATTGTTTCATGAATAAACAGAAACAGCCCAGGGACATGCCTTGGCACATGGGAGCTCCATTTCTTCACCAGTGGTGAATAGTTGTCTTTTCTAAGCATTGACATGTATCTTGGTCCACATGGAAATCAAAAGGACTTGTGTCAGTGGGAGCAGGATCTGACCAGGAAGCAGTTCTACTTAAACCTGGTGTCATTTTTTGTGTTGCTCAAGGCAGCTTTGTAACTTGCATGAGCAGTCCAGACCTTTGCTGGCACAGGTTATAACTTAATCAGGAAATTAAATTGATTTGTGGGCAACAACCCACAGTGGTCACCTTCATGAAACCCCTTTTCATCCTGCTTATCATCTAAACACCTACAGCACGGTGGTTGGTGTTCCCTACAGGGAACTGACCCACTGAATCAAGTGGAAGACATTTACACCAATTTCTTTGTCCTTGCTCCATTAGCCCATTTGGGATAGTGTCCAGACGGAGGAACCTCAGCTACAGCAGGCAGAAGTGGGGAGTTTAAAGGCAGTCAGCTGGGTACACAGGCAGCATGCCCCTAGTCTTGTCCATGGTCTTGGTACCCCACCTGGGGCAGAGATCAATCCAACTTCACATAGCCCAGCATCACAGCACCAGGGTCTTACAGGTGACAGCAAGGCTGTGCGCAGCTCGGTTCTGCCTCTCACGGCAGCAAAAGCAGGGCTGGTTCAGGAGCTCGATGCCCGAGACCTGTGGCACACAGCCCTGTGCCAAAGGGGCACCACAGTGCACCAGTGGTGCATGGCCAGCACCTTCTGCCAGGCCCAGAAATgctccagctgcttctgcaccccGGCACGGGAAGGGGGACTGCTCACTGGCGTTTCCATGAAGGTTTTCACAGTGCATCACTGAGGCTTTCTCCTGGGACCTCTTTCCCAAAGCAGGACCTCCCCATTGCTACAGCTGTTGAGGAACAAAGATGTTTAGCCACCAACCTGTTTGATGGGCTTTTGAGGCAGCTGGAGTGTAGCTGACCAGCTTCCTTCACATGCACACTGTCACTGCTACAGAGGAGGTTTGCTCTGCCTATTGAACCCGCTGAAACTCATCTATGACTAtgtcatcttttattttgaattggCAGTTTTGCTTTAACctaatgtttaattttgtttaatagtGTTTTTCTCTGACACTAGGGATCCCTCCAGTTTGATGGAGAAAGACGTAGCCAGGTTCAAGGGCTAGgacttgtatttcagaaaaagaatcACGCTGGAAATAAGATTAACAGGCTCGAGTGAGTGCAGTTAGCCCCCAGAACCACTGGTGGAGGACTGTGGCAAATACCACATCTCTCAAAATCTTTCACTACCGAGGCCAGATGTCTGTCTTGGACAAACTTTGTGGTGCAGTCATCATTCTTGAGTTCAGTAGTGTTTCCTTGAAATAGCATGGGAGAATAATCTCTTTCCCTGCCAGAAACACTGAATGAGTTTCTATGGCCTGATTTATGGAGGCGATCAGGGCAAAAGGCCCTTCTGGCTTGGACTCTGCTGTGACAGCAGTGAGTCCTTCCAAGTTCCCAGGGGCTGCAAGTTCTCTGTCTGGTCTTCCAGGTTGTTGGCTGACCAAGGATTTCCTTTCctattatataaaaatgtatactaaataaaacagtaataaatataaataaataatcacaaTACATAGAGGAGCAACCCACAGATTCTGCAAAAAGAGGGGGACTATGAGACTAACACCAAGACTGCATGTCTCTGCTACGGAGATGATGTCTCTGACCAACACTCTACTATATTGGTGCTCTTGCCAGGAGAGGAGACACCACAGTTTTCAATCAGTGTCAGCTCCTCCATGCTTTGCAAGCTTGGGCCTTGCTGGAAGAACCCCAGGATGCTGCCCCGTGCTGCCACTGCCGTCTGCTGCAGGCCCGGCTCTCCCAGGACCTTGACAAGGAAGTTGATGTATCTCATAGCTAACCGGAGTGTCTCATTCTTGCTCAGTTTTTTGTCTGGCGGATGGGTGGGAATGAGTTTCCTCAGCTTGGCAAAGGCGCTGTTGACATTTTGCTGCCTCCATCGCTCCCTGGTGTTGGTGAAGATCTTCCTTGTCATTCTCAAGGTGctgcaaagcaaaggagaaggtgaGTGAATGCTAGATAACCCCGGTTTTCACGCAGGCTGCTGATCTGGGGGCACTGTAACCTCTGGGCCAGCGGTGAGCACACAGTGGTGGTGCTAGGCATTTCCAGTTTTTGCCTTCTGTGTCTGATGCCCTTGTCCTGCATGTCCTGCACAGATTCACCCTAATCCCTAAAGTCATGTCCCCATTTTCAGCCATGATCATAAGCATTGCAGCTGCAACCAGATGCCAGAGTCCAGTAAGAACTTCACAAAAGAGTAAATGGAATTTAATTTCCTCGTACAACCGTTTGGTGCTGCTACAAGCCCAGCTTCTCCAGGCTCCTGAGAgttcctctgcagcagagagtTCCCAATAGCTGATGCATTAGTCATCCCACCAGGCTGCGTGAGGGACACCCAGGAACTTTTTATGAGGCAAGGCAGGCAGGCCCAGGGCAGAACACATCCATGCTTTCCCAGCCCCAGTTCACACCTTCCCGGGGGCTGCTCCTAGCTGGCCCAAGCTTGGTGACTCGTGGCTGGAGCTAAGCCAGGTGGACCTTCATCATGGGCCTTCAGTGAGCAGACAGCTGACACTGCAGACGCATCTGATTATGGTTATTTCAGGAGACTTCTCCAGGGAAGCAACAGTCTGGTTCCCTGCCCAGCCCACACTGACTGCTCAGTGCTGGTGGCAGAGACTCTTCAGTTTGATCCATTCAGGCTTCTGCTTTAGCCTCTGAGAGCTGCCAAAACTAAGCCGCAAGTGCCATGAGTACAGGCTGCAGAGGGAAAGTGCAATTCCTACAAAATGTGCAGGCATCCCAGCCAAGATGTCTACACAGGTGTTACCTGTCCACCCTGCCTCACAGAGCTAAGCAGCAAAGGGAACCCA encodes:
- the TAL2 gene encoding T-cell acute lymphocytic leukemia protein 2 encodes the protein MTRKIFTNTRERWRQQNVNSAFAKLRKLIPTHPPDKKLSKNETLRLAMRYINFLVKVLGEPGLQQTAVAARGSILGFFQQGPSLQSMEELTLIENCGVSSPGKSTNIVECWSETSSP